One segment of Podospora pseudopauciseta strain CBS 411.78 chromosome 5 map unlocalized CBS411.78m_5.2, whole genome shotgun sequence DNA contains the following:
- a CDS encoding uncharacterized protein (EggNog:ENOG503PEAW; COG:Q) — protein MADQTAQFTPRFRTDIYPFIEPSKYRGSLRNKVTIITGAAGAIGQGLAESFAVAGATLVLTYNRTPPPPELEERCLRFGAADVSFIKCDIAELGGCEALVKETLELHGRADILINNAGANGLGPLHDQAPQDFIKEIAVNFHGPYYLMRLLLTYFRQQRSGCVLNIASRAGTVAIPYSTGYCSSKAALINLTACAQKELDIDGLGEEVHMYSLHPGGIKSAMTLKKYSPESVSTLPPQAQSKFVNALDIYDDSPYLNGMVCVALATGVGKEVLRGKYFDVGQDLEDVLGQREALRQNPDLYGLHTSFLGGLKNGGVPEGGYRKEEWGKEFPGF, from the exons ATGGCCGACCAAACCGCCCAATTCACCCCCCGCTTCCGCACCGATATCTACCCCTTCATCGAGCCCTCCAAGTACAGGGGATCCCTCCGCAACAAAGtaaccatcatcaccggcgcAGCGGGAGCAATCGGCCAAGGACTCGCCGAGTCGTTTGCTGTCGCGGGGGCAACGCTGGTCTTGACTTACAACCGgacgccgccaccgcccgagctggaggagagaTGTCTTCGGTTTGGAGCTGCTGATGTGTCGTTTATAAAGTGTGATATTGCTGAGCTTGGGGGGTGTGAGGCTCTTGTTAAGGAG ACTTTGGAACTGCATGGTAGGGCAGATATTTTGATCAACAATGCTGGGGCTAACGGGCTTGGGCCG CTTCACGACCAAGCGCCTCAGGATTTCATCAAGGAGATTGCGGTCAACTTCCACGGGCCGTATTACCTCATGAGGCTGCTCCTCACGTATTTTCGACAACAGCGAAGTGGCTGCGTGCTGAATATTGCCTCGAGGGCCGGGACAGTGGCTATACCATATAGCACCGGGTACTGCTCCAGCAAGGCAGCACTGATCAACCTAACCGCCTGTGCGCAAAAGGAGCTTGACATTGAcggtttgggagaggaggtgcACATGTATTCGCTGCACCCTGGGGGGATTAAGAGCGCGATGACGCTGAAGA AATACTCACCGGAATCTGTGTCTACTCTTCCGCCTCAGGCGCAGAGCAAGTTTGTGAATGCGCTGGATATCTATGATGACTCCCCGTATCTGAACGGGATGGTGTGTGTTGCGCTTGcgacgggggtggggaaggaggtgctGAGGGGCAAGTATTTTGATGTTGGGCAGGATTTGGAAGATGTGCTGGGTCAAAGGGAGGCGTTGAGGCAGAACCCGGATTTGTATGGGTTGCACACAAGCTTCTTGGGTGGGCTGAAGAACGGGGGTGTGCCGGAGGGGGGGTATaggaaggaggagtgggGGAAGGAGTTTCCTGGTTTTTGA
- a CDS encoding uncharacterized protein (EggNog:ENOG503NU5W; COG:C), translated as MGSIVQAPTLATQAMPFKVLVVGGSYGGLSAALNLQDLCSGLAPRCGPKPVEGAPVIETPQFNVDITIVDERDGFYHLIGSPLALADEDYAAKSWVRYEDVPAVSQSQHIRVLHGSVKSVDQTSKTATYLPHGLVSSPENTSTLSYDFLVAAAGLRRVWPVVPQSLRRKQFLFEAGDHIRAATTARHGVVVVGGGAVGIEMAAELKLVQPQLKVTLVHSRDKLLSSEPLPDEVKDKSLELLLEAGVGVRMSTRLDKTEEVVDEQGKKAVRVWFTDGESILADQVSLAVSRSVPSTAFLGVKETGVLDEEGYVKIQSSLAFPAETPNWSDHFAIGDLVKWSGIKRCGGAMHMGFFAGNNIHQRMIEIASGKEPAFLKLDEIPPMIGLAVGKKAVSYWPATGVSAGEDVSQAFFGDDLGFTICWNHLGLGNRQKL; from the exons ATGGGATCCATCGTCCAAGCacccaccctcgccacccaGGCCATGCCCTTCAAAGTTCTCGTCGTGGGCGGCTCCTACGGCGGTCTCTCCgccgccctcaacctccaagaTCTCTGCAGTGGTCTCGCACCACGATGCGGCCCCAAGCCAGTCGAGGGCGCGCCAGTGATCGAGACACCACAGTTCAACGTTGACATCACCATTGTAGACGAACGTGATGGCTTCT ACCACCTCATCGGCTCCCCCCTCGCCCTGGCCGACGAAGACTACGCGGCCAAGTCCTGGGTAAGATACGAAGACGTCCCCGCCgtctcccaatcccaacacATCCGCGTCCTCCACGGCTCTGTCAAGTCAGTTGATCAAACCTCCAAGACGGCCACTTACCTCCCCCACGGCCTGGTGTCCTCCCCAGAAAACACAAGCACTCTTTCATATGACTTTTtggtcgccgccgccggcctcCGCCGCGTCTGGCCTGTGGTTCCGCAGTCTCTCCGCAGGAAACAGTTTCTCTTTGAGGCCGGCGACCATATCCGTGCTGCCACTACTGCCCGCCACggcgtggtggttgtgggcggtggtgcggTCGGTATCGAGATGGCTGCTGAGCTGAAGCTTGTCCAGCCTCAGTTGAAGGTCACGCTTGTGCACTCGAGGGATAAGCTTCTCAGCTCGGAGCCGCTGCCGGATGAGGTCAAGGATAAGAGTTTGGAGCTGTTGCTTGAGGCGGGGGTTGGCGTGAGGATGAGCACTAGGTTGGATAAaacggaggaggtggtggacgagcaggggaagaaggcggtCAGGGTGTGGTTTACCGATGGGGAGAGCATTCTCGCCGATCAGGTCAGCTTGGCGGTGTCCCGGTCTGTGCCGTCGAcggcttttttgggggtgaaggagaCTGGTgtgttggatgaggaggggtatGTGAAGATTCAGAGTAGCTTGGCTTTCCCGGCTGAGACGCCAAACTGGAGTGATCACTTTGCTATTGGGGATTTGGTAAAGTGGTCGGGGATTAAGAGGTGCGGCGGGGCTATGCATATGGGTTTTTTCGCTGGGAATAATATTCATCAGAGAATGATTGAGATTGCTTCTGGGAAGGAGCCTGCCTTCCTTAAGCTGGATGAGATCCCGCCCATGAttgggttggcggtggggaagaaggcggtTTCGTACTGGCCTGCGACTGGTGTGTCGGCCGGTGAGGATGTCTCGCAGGCCTTCTTTGGGGATGATCTTGGGTTTACGA TCTGCTGGAATCACTTGGGGCTTGGAAACAGGCAAAAGTTGTGA